GGCACCCACCGCAGCACCACCAACCGAATTGGTAGCAACACCACCGATGACCGCGCCGGATGCTGCACCAATCGAGGCACCGCGCTCCGTCGGCGTACAAGACGCAATCATCGGCAAGAGCATGGCGACTGCAATCACTGTCTTTTTCATAAAAACTTCCTCTTCTTCCTGGCCTGGATAACCGTCAGATACGGCCCATAAGCAGCAGAATAATGATGATGACCACAACCAAACCCAAGCCGCCGGACGGACCATAGCCCCAGTTGCGGCTATGACCCCAAGTCGGAAGCGCCCCAAGCAGCAACAATATGAGGATGATGACGAGAATTGTGCCTAGCATGGTGTTTCCCTTTACTTTTCAGCATGTCTTAATTCATGTGACCCTATAATGATCCTGGTCCTGTATTGTTCCACCCGGTCTGCCCTTTCCTCTACAAGGCACTGTTTCAAACACCGGCACTGTTTTCGGTTGTAAGTGGCCTCCATCATCTTGCTCGCCTCAGGCCAGTGACCCACAAGATGAAGCTTGGAACAAAACATGAAAGAGGAGGAGTCAGTGATTCGTCGCCGATTCGTTCTTTAGCTGTTCCGAATCAAAGCCCGGCGCGCAAAACAACCAAAATACACCACAACCGGAGGTTATTTCCCTCCTATTCGCCTCTGGAACCGGAAAAGCAGCTCCAGGGCAATTCTTTTCTTGCCTTTGCGCCAAGGCATCGCCATGTGTGGTCCCGAAGGAAGATAGGCTGTTGCCATCTTCTTTTGACAGTGCAGTCCGGAGCGACGATTTGACTTCGCAACCCATGATCCTGAGCGGCCGCAGCGTGATTGCTGTGCTGGGGCCGACCAATACGGGCAAGACCCATTATGCCATCGAGCGCATGGTTGCCCATGGGTCAGGTATGATCGGCCTGCCTTTACGGCTGCTGGCGCGCGAAGTTTACACCAGGCTGGTCGAGCGGGTCGGCGCGGCGCATGTCGCCCTCATCACGGGCGAGGAAAAGATCACCCCGCCCAATACACGGTTTTCTGTCTGCACCGTCGAAGCGCTGCCGCGCGAGACCAAAGTCGCGTTCGTGGCCATTGATGAAATCCAGTTGGCGGGCGATCTCGAGCGCGGCCATATTTTTACCGACCGGCTTTTGCATCTGCGCGGACGCGAGGAAACCCTGTTGCTAGGCTCGGCGACCATGAAGCCGATCCTTCAGCATCTTCTGCCGGGTATTACTGTCGTTGAGCGTCCACGCCTGTCGCAGCTGTTTTATGCTGGCGAAAAGAAGATCACCCGGCTGCCGCAGCGCACGGCAATCGTCGCCTTCTCCGCCGACGAGGTGTATTCCATTGCCGAATTGATCCGTCGCCAGCGCGGCGGGGCGGCTGTGGTGCTCGGCGCACTCAGCCCGCGCACCCGCAATGCCCAGGTCGGCCTCTATCAGTCCGGCGATGTCGAATATCTTGTGGCGACCGATGCGATCGGCATGGGCCTGAACCTCGATGTCGATCATGTTGCCTTTGCCCAGGACCGCAAGTTCGATGGCTATCAGTTCCGCAATCTCAATCCCGGAGAACTGGGCCAGATTGCCGGGCGCGCCGGACGCCATCTGAAAGATGGCACGTTCGGCGTCACAGGACGGGTCGATCCCTTTGAGCCGGAACTGGTGGAACGGTTGCAAAGCCATCATTTCGATCCGGTCAAGGTGCTGCAATGGCGCACCGCCCAATTCGATTTTTCCTCGATTGCCAACCTGCGCCGCAGCCTCGATGCCGCCCCTAAGGTGGCGGGACTGGTGCGGGCGCTGCCAGCAATCGATCAGCAGGCGCTAGATTATCTGGCCCGCTATCCGGAAGTCCAGGACCTTGCTTCGTCGCCAAATCGCGTCTCGCTGCTGTGGGATGCCTGCGCATTACCGGATTATCGGCGAATTACCCCGGCACAACATGCCGATCTGATTCTTACCCTCTATTCCGACCTTGCCCGGCACGGTAGTGTGAACGAAGATTTCATGGCAGAGCAGGTGCATCGCTCCGACCGGACAGACGGCGAGATAGATACTCTTTCTGCGCGCATTGCGCAGATCCGAACTTGGACGTATGTGTCGAACCGGCCAGGTTGGCTTGCCGATCCGACACACTGGCAAGAAAAGACGCGGGAAATCGAAGATCGATTGTCTGACGCGTTACATGAAAGGTTGACGAAACGCTTTGTTGATCGCAGGACATCTGTGCTTATGAAGCGCTTGAGAGAGAATGGGATGCTGGAAGCTGAAATCAGTGTGAACGGTGATGTCTTCGTTGAGGGACATCACGTGGGCCAACTCTCCGGATTCCGGTTTACGCCGATCTCTGGAACCGAGGGGCCGGACGCCAAGGCGGTGCAAACTGCTGCCCAAAAGGCGCTTGGCCTGGAATTCGAAGCGCGGGCTGCAAGATTGCATGCTTCGGGCAATGGGGATCTGGCGCTCAGTTCCGACGGTCTCGTCCGGTGGCTGGGTGATCCCGTCGCCCGGCTGACCGGCTCGGATCACATCATGCGCCCCCGCATTCTGCTGCTGGCGGACGAACCGCTGAGCGGCAATGCGCGCGAGCACGTCGTCGCCCGCATCGAGCGCTTCGTCAATCATCATATCTCGACCATTCTGAAGCCACTCGACGATCTGTCGCGGGCCGAGGACTTGCAGGGCCTCTCCAAGGGATTGGCCTTCCAGCTGGTGGAAGGGCTTGGAATTCTGTTCCGCCGCGACGTCACCGAAGAGGTCAAGTCGCTGGACCAGGATGCACGCGCCTCCATGCGCCGCTACGGCGTGCGCTTCGGCGCCTATCACATCTTCATGCCAGCCCTGTTGAAGCCAGCACCGGCCGAGCTGATCACCCTGCTCTGGGCCTTGAAGAACGATGGCCTGGACAAGCCAGGCTATGGCGATCTCATTCCGGTTCTGGCCGCAGGCCGCACCTCAGTGGTGACTGATCCGAGCTTTGAGCGCAATTTCTATAAGCTGGCGGGCTTCCGCTTCCTGGGCAAGCGGGCCGTGCGCATCGATATTCTGGAGCGGTTGGCGGATCTGATCCGTCCATTGTTGCAATGGAAGCCGGGCACCACGCCGCGCCCGGACGGGGCTTACGATGGCCGCCGCTTCACCACTACCACGGCCATGCTCTCCATCCTCGGTGCGACACCCGATGACATGGAAGAAATCCTGAAAGGCCTCGGCTACCGCGCCGATGCGGTCAAGGCAGAAGAGGCCCAGGCCTTCCTTGGCACCCAGGATGACAAGCCTGCCGCAGCAGCTGCCAATGCACCAACGCAGACAGCCGAAAGCGTCGAAAAAACCGACGAAGACGATGCGGATCAGCATGGTGAAGCCTCAGCGACGGAAACTGTCGCTGCTGAACCGGCAGTGCTCGAGACCGTTCCAAATGCTGAGATCAGCGCCGAAGCAACGACAGAAGCATCGGCGGAGGTCAAAGAGGCCGAAGTTGCAGCGACCGAGGCTCCATCCGCTGACCTTCTTGCCAATCCGGAAGGACCAACCGAACCCAAGCCGGTTCTGCTGTGGCGTCCTGGTGGACGCAACGACAACCAGCGCCAGGCCGGACGTCCACAACAGGGCGACCGCCGTCCGCAGGGTGCAAAGCGCGCCCCGCAGCAGGGCGAGCAGAAGCCGGACGCTCGTACCGAAGGTGCCCGTACAGAAGGTGGACGTGACCGCGACGACAAGCGCCGCGAGGGTGGCCATCACGGCAAGCCCCGCGACCGGGACGGCAACCGCGACAAGCACGCAAACCGGGGCGACCGCGATGATCGCGGTCCGCGTAAAGACCGCGACAGGGACACAAAATCAACCCAGCCGCAGCGTTTCGAGGCAAAGCCGCCACGCAAGGAAAAGCCGATCGATCCGGATTCTCCTTTCGCCAAACTGGCTGCCTTGAAGGAGCAGATGAAGAAGTAAGCCATGAGCGAACAACAGCCACTCGCCGGACCCTCTCAACGGATCGACAAGTGGCTGTTTTTTGCGCGAATTTTCAAATCCCGAACGCTGGCCCAGCAGCAGATCGTCTCGGGCCGGGTACGGGTCAATGGCAAACCGGGCAAGCAGCCCAGCATCATTGTCCGGCCCGGCGACGTGCTGGATATCACCCTTCCAAATCACGACATGAAACTTGTCGTTCGCCAGCCCGGCACGCATCGCGGCCCTTACGAGCAGGCGAAACTGCTCTATGAAGACCAGTCACCGCCGCGCCCGCCCCGAGACGCCATGACCGCTTTCGAACAGGCACAAAGACTTCCCGGCTCAGGCCGTCCGAGCAAGCGCGAGCGCCGGCAAGTGGACCGCCTGATGGATGGCGACGATTGACACGAAGGGCCACCGAAAATGACCGGCCGTTTTCCATTTTCGAATATCTCAAGCCTTTGATGCATTGGAGATATTCGAAATCTGCGGAAGGCGAGCATACGCTGTATCTTCAAGCCTGGTATCAGAGCTGGCCGGTCTGGTTTAAGAGTCGCCTGACGCGACACTAGGAAAATCGACCTCTATCGCATCGAGATAGGGATGATTTATCCTTGCTAACAGTTCTGGAAAGCAGTAGCTCACTGCCCTTGTGGAAAAAGCTGTGCATGATATGGGACAGTCGATTTTTCCTTGCCTAATCCGTTCCTGCAAGACGCGGCGTCGCACTCGCCATCGAGAGATCTCTGGAGTACCGCATGACGTATATCGTGACTGACAACTGCATACGCTGCAAATATACCGATTGCGTGGAAGTATGCCCGGTCGACTGTTTTTACGAAGGTGAGAATTTTCTGGCCATCAATCCCGATGAATGCATCGATTGCGGTGTATGCGAGCCGGAATGTCCGGCGGAAGCCATCAAGCCGGACACGGAGCCGGGTCTCGATAAGTGGCTGAAAATCAATGCGGAGTTTGCCCAGGTCTGGCCAAACATCACCACCAAGCGCGATGCTTTGCCCGAAGCCAAGGAAATGGATGGCGTCGAAGGCAAGTTCGAGCTTTATTTCTCGGAAAAGCCTGGCACAGGCGACTGATTGGCGAATTGCGACGCGGTCTCACCCGATACCGGATGTCGCCCCCTGGTGCCGCCGCCCCCTGGTGCCGCCCATTGGGCGGCAATGGACGATGAGCTGCAAATTGAAGATCGCCTCGTCCTATTCCTTTTCAAATGTCTCAAGCCCTTGCCGCATTTGAGATATTTGAAACGCCTTCCGCTTCACCTGTTTAAGACTTGGGATAAAACTGCATAGCAGCTTCTGTTTTTTATGACAGCAGCCATGCAATTGCGTGTCATTGTGAACGAATTGGCGAGACCTGGGCGGCGTCAACGCGCAAAAAGAATCGGTACCGCAGCTTGACGATTTTCTGAATTTCTAAAAAAATCAATAGGTTAAAAGATATTTTATTTTACCTTGGCGAGGCTGACCAATGACAGGTCAAACCGCACCCTTAAAGAAGAACAGTTTCCGCCGTCAAGCTGTCGCAAGGCAGCAAAATATTGATTTCCTCACTTTTTTATGTTAAGCCTATTGAACTGATCCACACGTGAGGGCATTTGTGTGCCCAAACCTACCGCGAAAGCCGAAAAATCCACGAAAGTTATGTTTGTGACATGTAAACCTCGCCGGTTCTGTCGCTGATGTGCTTTTATTCGTTTGATCGTAACTGGATCAGCATGGAGTCACCCGACGGTTCCCCCGTCTCATCCGGGTCTTTCGGCCTGGGGTCGGCTGTCGCCGATACAGTAACAGGGAGTTTTTAGAGCGAATGACGACCCAGCAGAAAAAATCCTCGACGCGTCAGGGCTTCAAGACAGGTGAGGCGATCGTTTATCCGGCCCATGGCGTCGGTACGATTACCGCCATTGAAGAGCAGGAAGTCGCGGGCATGAAGCTTGAGCTTTTTGTAATCGATTTCGATAAAGATAAAATGCGTTTGAAAGTGCCGGTCACCAAGGCTGTCACCATCGGAATGCGCAAGCTTTCGGAAACCGATTTTGTTGATCGGGCTTTGAAAGTCGTTCAGGGCAAGGCACGTGTCAAGCGGACCATGTGGTCACGCCGGGCACAGGAATATGATGCGAAAATCAATTCCGGCGACCTGATTTCCATTGCCGAAGTGGTGCGCGACCTTTTCCGTGCCGAACACCAGCCGGAACAGTCCTATTCCGAGCGTCAGCTCTATGAAGCCGCACTGGATCGCATGGCGCGTGAAATCGCCGCCGTCAACAAGATGTCTGAAACCGAAGCCGTCCGGCTGGTGGAAGTCAATCTTGCCAAAGGCCCGAAGCGCGGCAAGTCCGTGGAAGAAGACGAAACTCAGGAAGAAGCAGCGTAAGCTTGCTCACTCCAACATAAAAAAGCCCGGCATTGCCGGGTTTTTTTATGTCTTCTGCACATCCATGGATGCTTTGGCTTTGGTTTTTACAGCAGATTTTCCGAAAATCGATGTCCAGATCCCGATGCGATGCTTTAGCGTCTGCCAGGTTCATATTGAACCAGACAGACGCTAAACTCTCTTGTTTTTATTTGTCTTTTCGGGAAAACTAGGTTCCACTTTTCCTCTGGAAGACTCTAAAACAATGCTCCGGCAAACAACTGTTCGTCGTCTTCAAAAACCTCGGCCTGATCTACGACCATGTCAAAGCCAGCCTGCAAGGGCAGGAAACGCTGATGAATATCGCGCTCCTGCGCCATCGTGTAGATGGCGAAGATTTTCTGGCTGAGCGGCAGCGCAGCAGCGGGAATAGCCGATAGCGACGGCATATGCCCGCGGGCGCGGTCGGCGATTGCCAGGCAATCCAGCAGCAGGCCACCCAATTCGCCATCGAAATCAAGCTTGGTCACCGCCGCGCTGATCCGGCTGAACACCAGCTGACCTTCAGCCCCAAAGGCCTCAAGACCCTTTTCCATATCCGTCGCAACAACGCGGATCTTATCCAGCGCGAGGTTCAGCGGCTCATGAATATGGTTGATGTCGTCATTGTCGTCGCGGGTCAGCGACGCCGTCGCCTCTTCGACGCAGCGCATGTCCTCGACAATAGCATCGGCTGGGGTTTCCAGCTTGGCGGCAAAGGTGCGCAATTCTCCACTGACGACATTGACGGACCGGCCGGCATCACCAAGACGGGAGCAGCGAAGATTGGAATTCAGCGCCATATAGTGAATATCGGTCTTGATCGACCGGATCGTCTCAATGCCTTCCTGGAGCGCCTGAGCGGACTGGGTAACGGAACTGACGACAGCATCCGATTCATGGCTGCGGTCCTGTACGCGCGCCGAAAGCGCGCAGGCATGGCTGATATCGCTTTCCATCTTGCGCAGCAGGCTGCGGTCATTGTCACCGCCCGATTGATTCAATTCGTCACGCAGCGCCAGAACGCGGGCAGCATCACTGGTAAAGCTCGACATATTGGCGGCGATCGATGTGCATTTCTGCCGGAAATCATCCAGGGATTCCTGCAATTGCGCGTGGGCAAGATGCAGGACAGCCTGACGAAGCGCCTCTTTTTCAGCCGGGTCACGCAATCCGCCAGCCGCAAAAAATTCCTCCAGATAATCCAGGCTACTCTGGATATGCTCAATGCGCTGACGGGTAATGTCACCAATTTGCAAGGCCGAGAGCACGTTGGCGATCTTGCCCTGAATGGCGCGGGTGAGCCCTTTCACATCATTGGCAATGCCAGCCATCGTCTTGTGCTGGGTTGCCAACTGGTCGGAGCTTAGGGTCAGCGAGCTGACAATGGTGGGAATGGTGTTGCTGAAATCCGACAAGATGCCATCGGAAAACGCCCGTGCCGTGTCCAACTGGCCGCGCATACCCGCCAATTGCTCGGCAAACCGGTCGATTTCCTCGGCACCGGACTGGATACGCTCACGGATTTCATCGGCAAAGCCCGAAAATTCGGCAAGCCCCGCCCCGGTTATCTTCACGGTGATGGCGAATGTGCGCAGGTAGCGAATGGTCTCACGCATTTCCTCGACATGGGAATAGGTCGAGGCACATTGATCGGAGATCTGGCTGAAGGAGTCCTGGCGCGCCGATGCCCGTGCGGGCAGCAAGGCGAGATCGGAAACCGTCTTGCGAAGACCCTGGACGGTATCCGTCGTCGTCTTGCCATCCAAAACGCCGGTCAACTGGTCGAGGCTATCCACCAGACTGCCGAGATTATCCATCACCGATACCAGTACGGCGCCGCCATCGAGAAAGGACTTCTCGATCCGCGAATGGGCGGAGGCAAGCTTCACCTCAAAATCGGAGTGGGAATTGCCGGTCGAATGGGCCTTGAAAACTGGTCGCACGAATACACCTCACAAGAGCGATATTTCGGCACATTAGCTCCAATTCAAGAATGACAGGTAAATTCTGCAAAACATTCGTATCGAATTCGAGATAACGACAATCCTTCAAGGCAGCCTTCCAGCCGGATGCATTTTCGCACCCGGCCAGCGACTTAAAGGCTTATTGTTCACCCAGTTTCATGGACGGATCATAGATCTTGCCCTCGACGGTCTTCACCACCGCCTGGCCGCAAAAGGTCTGGTTGACGGCAGGGTTGAATGTCAGGCTGGGCGAGCCGTGCAGTTCCCAGCCCTTGTTAAGGGCATCGGTCACCCGGTGACAGAAGGTGGCGTCGTCGGGACCGGTGAGAAAACGATAGACTTTCATGGGGATCATCCTTTCTGGATTGAAGATGATGGTCGTGGTTCAAGAAGAGACAGCTTGGACAGAAGATGCTCGGCTTCGGCGACATGCAGCCGCTCGATCATCCGGCCATCCAGATTGATGACATTGAGATGCGCCGCCTCCGGCGCCGCAAAAGCCGCGACAATCTCCCGCGCCTCGGCGATGTCGGATTCAGATGGCCCGAAATACCGGTTGGCCGCATCGATCTGGGCCGGGTGGATCAGCATCTTTCCATCAAAGCCCATCGAACGGCCCTGGCTGCATTCGGCTGCAAAACCGTCAAGATCGCGAAAATCATTGGAAACTGCATCGATAACCTCAAGTCCGTAAGCACGGGCAGCCAAGACCACCTGCATCAGCCACGGAACCAGATATTGACGGCCAAGGCCCGGTGGCACCCGGGTTTCCTTGCGCAAGTCGTTCAGCCCGACCACAAGGCATTCCAGCCCCAGTGCCGCACCCGCACTGGCAAGCTCCGCCGCCGCCAGGACGGCCTTCGGTGTCTCGATCATCGCCCAGAGGGCAGGCCCCACCCCGGCTGCACTGCGAAGCCGGTGCAGGTCTTCCACCCGTTCAGCCTTGGGCAGCAACACCGCATCCGGCTTGATCGCCTCGACAAGGGCTAAATCCTCGGCAAACCAGAGAGTATCATTGCTATTGACGCGGATAATGGCTTCACGACCGTTCAAATCCGCGTGTTGCAAAAACCGCCGCAGGATGTCGCGTGCCTCGGCCTTGCTAGCATCTGCAACCGAATCCTCCAGATCGAAAATCATTCCATCGCAAGGCAGCGACAGGGATTTTTCCAATGCACGAAGGTTGATAGCGGGAACGCTGATCAACGAGCGACGAAAACGCGGCCTGCGATTGGGCGGATTGGTCTGCATGGCAGTTCGCCTTTCGGTTGTTTGACATTCATTGCGACAAGGGTTGCGACCTCAATAACTCTTGTAAAGCGTCAGGAGAAGCCCCACCTTCAAACCATTGAAAGGAACACTATGATGCAGAACCTTCGTGCTCTTGGATTGCTCGGCCTTGGGGTCATCGCCTTGACTGCGGCAGCTTTATTGACTTTCTCGCTGACGCTTGTGCTCGGTGCCGTTTTGACGGGAACGCTGGCATGGCGCGCTTTGACGCTCAAGCCGAAGCCGGTTGCCGTCCACGCCCGCAAACGCCAACCAGGTCAGTCCGAAGAGCAGCAGCCAGTGCGGATTTGGAATGACGGGCGCGGCACCATCATCGATATGTAATAGGTCGCCGTATACGCGTGAGACCATGCGTCGATGAAGCAAGTGGCTCCAAGATTCTCCTTCAAATCGACAGGCTTTTCGGTTATGCGAAGAGCCAATCTCATTCAGGTCCAGTGAAGGTAACGTCTATGGAAAAGTTCACGAAGCTCACCGGGGTCGCGGCACCGCTGCCGGTCGTCAATATCGATACGGATATGATCATTCCGAAGGATTACCTGAAGACGATCAAGCGCACTGGCCTTGGAACAGGCCTGTTTGCCGAAGCCCGCTATCATCAGGATGGCTCGATCAATCAGGATTTCGTGCTCAACAAACCAGCCTATCAAAACGCCAAGATCCTGGTCGCTGGCGATAATTTTGGCTGCGGCTCCTCGCGTGAACATGCGCCTTGGGCTTTGCTGGATTTCGGCATCCGTTGCGTGATCTCCACCAGCTTTGCCGATATTTTCTACAATAACTGTTTCAAGAACGGCATTCTGCCGATCGTCGTCAGCCAGGAAAACCTGGAAAAGCTGATGGACGACGCGCAGCGCGGCTCCAACGCTGTGGTGACCGTGGATCTGGAAACCCAGGAAATCACCGGCCCGGATGGTGGCAGCATCAGCTTCGAAATCGATGAATTCAAGCGCCATTGCATGTTGAACGGCCTCGATGACATCGGCCTCACCATGGAAAAATCCAGCGCGATTGCTTCGTTCGAGACGGCCAACGCCGCATCGCGCCCCTGGGCCTGATCCCTAAAGCGTGTTGCGGCTTATCAGCCTCAAGCAACACGCTTTAAGTTTTTGTTTTTACGCATGTCGTTACCGCAAAACCGCTGCACACTTTTGCGCGACATGCTCTAGCCCTGGTCCTTGGGCCTGATCTGAAGTAATTCGCCACAACCCGTGGCAGTCATCGCTAAGGCGGAACGCAGGTTCCGCCTTTTTCTTTGCCATGTCGCATGGCCAAACCGTACCGTTAGCAGCGCTGGCGTCCTTGAATTGCCCTTGATCGCCCGATAAAACCGCCGCACTCCTGTTTCAAACGAGGTCGGCTCATGACAGTTCGCACACTCTTCCTTCTTCCTGGCGATGGCATTGGGCCTGAAGCCATGAACGAAGTTCGCAAGATCGTTTCCTATATGAATTCCGCGCTGGGTGCCGGCTTCGAGACCGATGAAGGTCTGGTCGGCGGTTGCGCCTACGACGCTCATGGGGCAGCAATTTCCGAGGCTGACATGGCCAAGGCGATGGCAGCAGATGCCGTGCTGTTCGGTGCCGTCGGTGGCCCGAAATGGGATGCCGTCGAGTACGACGTTCGCCCGGAAGCCGGTCTTCTGCGGCTGCGCAAGGACCTCGAACTGTTCGCCAACCTGCGTCCGGCGATCTGCTATCCGGCGCTGGCTTCTGCTTCCTCGCTGAAGCCAGAGCTGGTCGAAGGCCTCGACATCCTGATCATCCGCGAACTGACCGGCGGCGTGTATTTCGGTGAGCCGAAGACCATTACCGACATCGGCAATGGCCAGAAGCGCGCCATCGACACCCAGGTCTACGACACCTATGAAATCGAGCGGATTTCTGCCGTGGCCTTCGAACTGGCCCGCACCCGCCGCAATGCGGTCTGCTCGATGGAAAAGCGCAATGTGATGAAATCAGGCGTGCTGTGGAACCAGGTGGTAACAGCGCTGCACAAGGCCAAGTTCTCCGACGTCAAGCTGGAGCATATGCTGGCCGATGCTGGCGGCATGCAGCTGGTACGCGCGCCAAAGCAATTCGACGTCATCGTCACCGACAACCTGTTCGGCGACATGCTGTCGGACGTGGCCGCCATGCTGACGGGGTCGCTCGGCATGCTGCCTTCCGCTTCGCTTGGCGCACCGGATGCCAAGACCGGCAAGCGCAAGGCCCTGTATGAGCCCGTCCATGGCTCAGCACCGGATATCGCTGGCCGCGGCATTGCAAACCCGATTGCAATGATCGCCTCGTTTGCCATGTGCCTTCGCTATTCCTTCGCCATGGTTGATGAAGCCGACAAGCTGGAAAAGGCCATTGCCAACGTGCTCGACAAGGGAATTCGCACCGGCGACATCATGGCGGACGGCTGCAAGCAGGTCGGCACTGTCGAAATGGGCGATGCAATCCTCGCCGAATTCCAGTCCCTGATGAACTGATCGACGGGATTGATAAGGATTTCCAGCGCAAGACACAGGCTTGCGCTGGAACAGGATTACAGTGTCACATAGTTGAAGACATCCGCCTGTATGTGCTGGTTCTCTGATAAGGGACGCAGCGCACGGGGGTCGCGATGACAATTCTTGCCAGGATCAAGAGCGGGCGGCGACGTGTGCCGGATTGCCGGACGCGCCTGTGTCTGTTGGCGGGGTCGAGTTTGGTTGTGTTGATGGCGCTGCTGTTCGATACCGCCATCGGCAATGCGGGCCGCCTGACCTGCCCGGTCTTTTACCGGATTGCCACCGTTCTGACCCGCATCGGCCAATCGGACTGGTGTCTTTTGGCGAGTTTTGTGATCGCCGTCCAGGCTGCGGCCAAATCGCGATTGGCCAATACGGTGGAGGAGCGCTTCCGGGCGCTGTTTATCGCCATGCTTGGCTGCTACGCCTTTGTGACCATCGCGGGTTCAGGTCTTGCGGCAAATCTGTTGAAACGCGCCCTCGGTCGCGCCCGGCCAGATCAATTCACCGATGCCGGCGCCTTCGACTTCCTGCCTTTTGCCAATTCAGCGCGCTTTGAAAGCTTTCCTTCCGGCCATGCCACCACCATCGGAGCGCTGATGATGATTGCCGCCCTGATCGCCCCCCGCTACCGGCTGGGTTTTGCCATCGCCGCCCTCTGGCTCGGCATGACAAGGGTGATGGTCGGTGCGCATTACCCGAGCGACGTGGTGGCCGGCCTGGGGTTCGGGGCCTGGTTCGCCTGGATCGCAGCGCTCGGCTTTGCCCGTCGCGGACTGGTTTTCCGCCTCTCCTCCGACGGCAGTCTCGTTCTGCGGCAAAGACTGATCCAGGATAGTGGCCAACGGTATGACATGCCGCAGAGGGCCCAGACACCCCAACAGGAACCGGACCCGTCCTTGTCTGCGGCTGCGGCGTGATTTTGCAGCAATAAGAAAGGCGCCCGGAAAGTGATTTCCGGGCGCCTTGACGTGTGACGGGAAGAGGATCAGCCGTCGATATCGTTGTTCTTGGTTTCCTTCAGGAAGATCATGCCGATGATGAAGGACATCCCGGCGATGATGATCGGATACCAGAGGCCGTAATAGATATCGCCCTTGGCTGCGCTCATCGCGAAGGCCGTTGCTGGCAGCAGGCCGCCGAACCAGCCATTGCCGATATGATAGGGAAGCGACATGCCCGTGTAGCGAATGCGGGTCGGGAACATCTCCACCAGCATCGCGGCAATCGGCCCGTAGACCATGGTGACATAGATCACCAGCACCGTCAGCACGGCAATCAGCGGCACCCATTTGACCTGGGCAGGGTCCGCCACCATCCTGAATGCACCGCCATTGGCAACGGTATAGACCGCCATTTCAGGCGCAGCGGCAGCTGTTGCCTCTTCCGGGGTCAGCAACTTGTCGGTGACGAGCTTTGCCGTGGGCACCATGGTCTTGGCACCAGTACGGACAGTGTCGGCACTCAGACCCAGTTCCGCATTGGCGGCGATAAAGCCATCAAGCTTGCTATCGGGGACCTGAACCGGCGCCCGAACCAGCGGATAACCATTCTGTTGCAGGGCGACATTGATCTTTTTCTGCAGGGCGGCATCCAGAGCCTTGGCGTTGGCGCCAGCCTTGACGGCGTCATAGCTTTCGATCTGACTATCGCCAAGCTTTACCGTCGCAGCCGAGCCAGCCGGGCCGGGCACCACTTCATACGGCACCGAATTCTTGGTCAGAAGCGCCGTGGCTATATCGCAAGAGGTGGTGAATTTTGCCGTGCCGGTCGGATTGAACTGGAAGTTACAATCCTTGGGATCGGCA
The Allorhizobium ampelinum S4 genome window above contains:
- a CDS encoding helicase-related protein → MILSGRSVIAVLGPTNTGKTHYAIERMVAHGSGMIGLPLRLLAREVYTRLVERVGAAHVALITGEEKITPPNTRFSVCTVEALPRETKVAFVAIDEIQLAGDLERGHIFTDRLLHLRGREETLLLGSATMKPILQHLLPGITVVERPRLSQLFYAGEKKITRLPQRTAIVAFSADEVYSIAELIRRQRGGAAVVLGALSPRTRNAQVGLYQSGDVEYLVATDAIGMGLNLDVDHVAFAQDRKFDGYQFRNLNPGELGQIAGRAGRHLKDGTFGVTGRVDPFEPELVERLQSHHFDPVKVLQWRTAQFDFSSIANLRRSLDAAPKVAGLVRALPAIDQQALDYLARYPEVQDLASSPNRVSLLWDACALPDYRRITPAQHADLILTLYSDLARHGSVNEDFMAEQVHRSDRTDGEIDTLSARIAQIRTWTYVSNRPGWLADPTHWQEKTREIEDRLSDALHERLTKRFVDRRTSVLMKRLRENGMLEAEISVNGDVFVEGHHVGQLSGFRFTPISGTEGPDAKAVQTAAQKALGLEFEARAARLHASGNGDLALSSDGLVRWLGDPVARLTGSDHIMRPRILLLADEPLSGNAREHVVARIERFVNHHISTILKPLDDLSRAEDLQGLSKGLAFQLVEGLGILFRRDVTEEVKSLDQDARASMRRYGVRFGAYHIFMPALLKPAPAELITLLWALKNDGLDKPGYGDLIPVLAAGRTSVVTDPSFERNFYKLAGFRFLGKRAVRIDILERLADLIRPLLQWKPGTTPRPDGAYDGRRFTTTTAMLSILGATPDDMEEILKGLGYRADAVKAEEAQAFLGTQDDKPAAAAANAPTQTAESVEKTDEDDADQHGEASATETVAAEPAVLETVPNAEISAEATTEASAEVKEAEVAATEAPSADLLANPEGPTEPKPVLLWRPGGRNDNQRQAGRPQQGDRRPQGAKRAPQQGEQKPDARTEGARTEGGRDRDDKRREGGHHGKPRDRDGNRDKHANRGDRDDRGPRKDRDRDTKSTQPQRFEAKPPRKEKPIDPDSPFAKLAALKEQMKK
- the fdxA gene encoding ferredoxin FdxA, which encodes MTYIVTDNCIRCKYTDCVEVCPVDCFYEGENFLAINPDECIDCGVCEPECPAEAIKPDTEPGLDKWLKINAEFAQVWPNITTKRDALPEAKEMDGVEGKFELYFSEKPGTGD
- a CDS encoding RNA-binding S4 domain-containing protein; translation: MSEQQPLAGPSQRIDKWLFFARIFKSRTLAQQQIVSGRVRVNGKPGKQPSIIVRPGDVLDITLPNHDMKLVVRQPGTHRGPYEQAKLLYEDQSPPRPPRDAMTAFEQAQRLPGSGRPSKRERRQVDRLMDGDD
- a CDS encoding YMGG-like glycine zipper-containing protein, producing MKKTVIAVAMLLPMIASCTPTERGASIGAASGAVIGGVATNSVGGAAVGAVGGGVIGALIGQSTERRGYCVYRDRYGRQYERRCR
- a CDS encoding DUF3309 family protein, which produces MLGTILVIILILLLLGALPTWGHSRNWGYGPSGGLGLVVVIIIILLLMGRI
- a CDS encoding CarD family transcriptional regulator; the encoded protein is MTTQQKKSSTRQGFKTGEAIVYPAHGVGTITAIEEQEVAGMKLELFVIDFDKDKMRLKVPVTKAVTIGMRKLSETDFVDRALKVVQGKARVKRTMWSRRAQEYDAKINSGDLISIAEVVRDLFRAEHQPEQSYSERQLYEAALDRMAREIAAVNKMSETEAVRLVEVNLAKGPKRGKSVEEDETQEEAA